The genomic segment CGCTCTTCCTGCGCGCCTTCCTGGGCGGCCACCAGGACCCCGCCGCGCGCCCCACCGCCGCCGAGTGGCGCGGCGCGCTCGCCGGGGCCGAGGCGGCGCTCGTGACGTGCGCGACGAACCCCCGCCACCGCCACGGGCCCCACCTGGACGCCTGCCCCTGGTGCGAGCGCGCCGGGCTGCTCCAGGGGCGCGACCCCTTCCCCGAGCAGGCGGCCCCGGCCCCGCCCCGCCCCGCGCGCGCGCCGCGGCGGCGGGTGCAGGCCGCGGCGCCGGCGCCCGCCCCCGTCGTTGCCGCCGCGCCCACCCCGCCCGTCCGGCTCGCGCAGACGGCGCCGGGGCCGCTGGCGGCGCCGCCGGGCAGCGTGTTCGCCGACGCCCCCTGGCAGCGGCCGGCGCTGGCGAAGCTGGACCCGGAGCTGCGGGCGGCGCTCGCGCCCGGGGCGCTGCGCAGCCCGGTGGCGTGGCTGGCGCCGGGCGTGTGGATGCTGCTGGCGAGCCACCTCCCCGCCCTCCAGGTGCTGGGCCTGTTCGGGCTGATGATGATCTTCATCTGCATGGTGGCGTGGGGCGCCGGGCCCGTCGACCGGCGCACGCTGGCCGCGGCCATCCTGCTGCTCCTGGCGGCCGCCGTGCTCACCGGCCCGCCCCCCTGGATGTCGGCGCAGGCGGCTCCGTACGACGACTACCCGCGCTACGACGCCGAGGCCGCGGCCGCGGCCCCGCTCGCGCCCGCGCCCGGGCCGGAGCCCGCGCCGGCGCCGGAGCCGCAGCCGAAGGTGATGCTCGGCGAGACGTACACGGGGGCGGACCTGGACGGGGCCCCCGTGCTGGAGAACCGGGCCGACGTCGAGCGGCGGCTGCTGGAGCTGTACCAGACCACGCTGTGGTACCGGGAGACGCAGGGCCTGCTGCAGGTCCGGGTCTTCGTGCGGCCCGACGGCACGGTGGACCCCCGCTCGGTCGACGTCTCGCAGGGCCTCTCGCGCCCGGAGTACGCCGACCAGGTGGAGGAGGTCCTGGCCGGGATGCGCTTCTCCCCGCTCACCGCGTCGGGGGGCCGGCCGGCGTCGGCGTGGATCTCGGGCGACGTCTGGCTCTGGCGGGAGGGAGGCGGCGAGCCGGACCGGTGACGGGATTCACGTTCGAGCTCGCCGGCGAGGGGCTGGTGCTCCTCCCCGAGCGCGCGGTGTTCTGGAAAAGCGCGCGGACGCTGCTGGTGGCCGACCCGCACTGGGGGAAGGCGGCGGCGTTCCGCGCGGCGGGCGTGGCCGTCCCCGGCGGCACCACCAGCGCGGGGCTCGCGCGGCTCTCGCGCGCCCTGGAGCGCACCGGCGCGGCGCGGCTGGTGATCCTGGGCGACCTCTTCCACGCCCGCGAGGGCCGCGCCCCGCGCACCCTGGCCGCCGCGCGCGCCTGGCGGGAGCGGCACCCGGGGCTCGAGGTGGTGCTGGTGCGCGGCAACCACGACCGCCGCGCCGGAGATCCGCCCCCCGAGCTGGAGATCGCCTGCGTGGACCCGCCCCGGGCCCACGGCCCCTTCG from the Longimicrobium sp. genome contains:
- the pdeM gene encoding ligase-associated DNA damage response endonuclease PdeM → MTGFTFELAGEGLVLLPERAVFWKSARTLLVADPHWGKAAAFRAAGVAVPGGTTSAGLARLSRALERTGAARLVILGDLFHAREGRAPRTLAAARAWRERHPGLEVVLVRGNHDRRAGDPPPELEIACVDPPRAHGPFVFSHHPFESAAGYVLAGHVHPSVTLRGPGRQRQRLPCFHFGPRVGILPAFGDFTGTADVAVCPGDRVFVVAGDDVVEVGGAKGG